CACCCCGGGCACGACGTCCATGGTGATCACGCGGGACCGCCCGTGCCGGTCCTCCTTCGAGCCAGGCGCCGCACCGCCCTCACGGCGACGGTCCCGGTGACGAGCCAGGGTCCCGCCACGAGGATCGGGTCCATCCACTGGTGGCGCGTGTCCACCCGCCGGCCGGCGCGGCGCGAGGCCAGGCCGTGGTGCGTCAGCTCGGCGCGGATGCCGGTCTCGGTCACGGGGTTGTCCGGGTGCGCCGTCAGCAGCGAGCGCAGGTGGCTCTCGACCGCGTCGACCCGGTCGGCCCCCAGCAGCAGGAGCCAGTGCGCCGCGCGGGCCTCGCTGAACCGTGCGTAGGCGTACCGGCGGATCACGCCCGACAGCCCCTTCAGCGGCACGGAGGTGCCGAACACCGGCGGCATCATGCCGTGCTCGATCGACCGCTCCCGGAAGCCGTGGACCTCCTGGCGCTCGGGGAAGTCCCAGTGCGCGCCGGAGTCGAGGTCGCGCCGCTCCTGCGGGAACGCGGGACGGTCGGCGGGGTCGAGGTCCACTCCCCATCCCGGGATCTGGGCTCGGAGCTCGTCACGGGACCGGGCGAGCGGGGGCTTGTCGGCGGTGTAGGTCATGACGGGGCCTTTCAGCTCGGGACGATGACGGGCTTGATGACGTTGTCGAGCTTCGCCGAGAAGATGTGATATCCCTCGGCGATGTGCTCGAGCGGGATGCGGTGGGTGATGATGTCGCTCGGCTTGAGGTGACCGTTGCGGATGTGCTCGAACAGGCGCGGCCACTGCCGCTTGGCGGGGCACTGGTTCATGTTGAGCGTCAGCCCCTTGTTGAGCGCGTCGCCGAACTTCACCGCGCTGAACATCGGCCCGTAGGCGCCCATGACCGAGACCGTGCCGCCCTTGCGGACCGAGTCGATCGCCCAGTTCAGCGCGATCGGCGACCCGCCCTGGAGCTTGAGCTTCGCGGACGTGACGTGCTGCATGAGGTTGCCGTCGGCCTCGGCACCGACCGCGTCGATCACGACGTCCGCGCCGAGGTGACCTGTCGTCCGCTTCATCTCCACGACGATGTCCTGGTGCTCGGCGAAGTTGAGCGTCTCGGCGTGGGCGAACTCGCGCGCCTTCTCGAGGCGGTAGTCCAGGTGGTCGATGACGATGACCCGTCCCGCTCCCATGAACCACGCCGACTTGGCCGCGAAGAGGCCGACCGGGCCCGCGCCGAACACCGCGACGGTGTCGCCCTCGACGATGTCGCCGAGCTGCGCGCCGAAGTAGCCGGTGGCCAGCGCGTCGGTGCACAGCAGGGCGTCCTCGTCGTCCATCCACTCCGGGATGCGCGACGGGCCCACGTCGGCGAACGGCACCCGGACGAGCTGCGCCTGCCCGCCGTCGTACCCGCCGCACGTGTGCGAGTACCCGTAGATGCCGCCGACCGCGGTGGCGTTCGGGTTGACGTTGTGGCAGTTGGAGTACAGCCCCCGGGCGCAGAAGAAGCAGGAGCCGCAGTAGACGTTGAACGGCACCATCACCCGGTCCCCCGGCGAGAGGTTCTCGACCGAGGGACCGACCTGCTCCACCACGCCGATGAACTCGTGGCCGAACGTGTGGCCGACGCGGGTGTCCGGCATCATCCCGTGGTACAGGTGCAGGTCGGAGCCGCAGATCGACGCCATGGTCACCCGGACGATCGCGTCGTTCGGGTGCTCGATCCGCGGGTCGGCCTTCTCCTCGACCCGGACCTTGTACGGCCCTCGGTAGACCATCGCCTTCATGGACGTTCCTCCTCGCGGGTGACGTGCTGTCGCGGGTCTGTTACCCGCTCGGGGGACGTTGAGACGGACGGCCCGCGTCCTCGGCCTCAGCCCTGCGTGCGGAGGAGGACGCCGACGCCGATGCAGTGCGCGGCGAACGCGGCGATCGTCAGGCTGTGGAAGACCTCGTGATAGCCGAAGAAGGTGGGTGCGGGGTCCGGCCTCTTCGTGCCGTAGACCACCGCGCCGGCGGTGTAGAGCAGACCACCCGCGGCCAACAGGGACAGCACGGCCGGGGACGCCGCGGCGATGAA
Above is a genomic segment from Aeromicrobium chenweiae containing:
- a CDS encoding zinc-dependent alcohol dehydrogenase, whose translation is MKAMVYRGPYKVRVEEKADPRIEHPNDAIVRVTMASICGSDLHLYHGMMPDTRVGHTFGHEFIGVVEQVGPSVENLSPGDRVMVPFNVYCGSCFFCARGLYSNCHNVNPNATAVGGIYGYSHTCGGYDGGQAQLVRVPFADVGPSRIPEWMDDEDALLCTDALATGYFGAQLGDIVEGDTVAVFGAGPVGLFAAKSAWFMGAGRVIVIDHLDYRLEKAREFAHAETLNFAEHQDIVVEMKRTTGHLGADVVIDAVGAEADGNLMQHVTSAKLKLQGGSPIALNWAIDSVRKGGTVSVMGAYGPMFSAVKFGDALNKGLTLNMNQCPAKRQWPRLFEHIRNGHLKPSDIITHRIPLEHIAEGYHIFSAKLDNVIKPVIVPS